A single window of Chitinophaga sp. XS-30 DNA harbors:
- a CDS encoding FecR family protein, whose product MSIQQQEKLQSLLSRYVEGSIGETEVEELSRFLKDEQYDDIVKQILTDLSAHITPAGTEKEEMQKMISRVKEVSANMPMRERVPYTRWAAAAVLVLMFGVGGYFLFYGDGQPALAPVTTRYSNDIPPGGNKAILTLADGSTITLDDAGPGALAQQGSTQIVKTGTGSLAYNSVAGDGVVHYNTLTTPFGGRYQVVLPDGSRVWLNAGSSLRYPTAFAGNSREVELSGEAYFEVTGNAAKPFRVRAQDGTSVEVLGTHFNVSAYAGESQSTTTLLEGAVQVSKGQGNSRLAPGQQAIAGNTVQVLANADINAAVAWKNGLFMFNDADIETIMKQLSRWYDIEVVYEGGPVKELFNATIPRDVPVSKVFELLELTNLIHFKIDGKKVTVIP is encoded by the coding sequence ATGTCAATACAGCAACAGGAGAAGCTCCAGTCCCTGCTGTCCCGCTACGTTGAGGGCAGTATTGGGGAAACAGAGGTTGAGGAATTGTCTCGTTTTTTGAAAGATGAGCAATACGATGATATCGTAAAACAGATCCTGACAGACCTGTCAGCCCACATTACGCCTGCCGGGACAGAAAAAGAGGAGATGCAGAAGATGATCAGCAGGGTGAAGGAAGTTTCGGCAAACATGCCCATGCGGGAACGGGTGCCTTATACCCGGTGGGCAGCCGCGGCTGTGCTGGTGCTGATGTTTGGCGTGGGCGGTTATTTCTTGTTTTATGGAGACGGTCAGCCTGCCCTGGCGCCGGTAACAACGCGCTACAGCAATGACATCCCGCCCGGCGGGAACAAGGCCATTCTGACATTGGCTGACGGAAGCACCATCACGCTGGATGATGCGGGACCGGGAGCATTAGCGCAGCAGGGCAGCACGCAGATCGTGAAAACAGGTACCGGCAGCCTGGCATATAACAGTGTGGCGGGCGACGGGGTTGTACATTATAATACCCTCACTACACCTTTTGGCGGCAGGTACCAGGTGGTATTGCCGGACGGGTCCCGCGTATGGCTGAACGCGGGCAGCTCCCTGCGTTACCCGACAGCATTTGCCGGGAACAGCCGGGAAGTGGAGCTAAGCGGGGAAGCTTATTTTGAGGTGACCGGAAACGCCGCCAAACCCTTCAGGGTACGGGCGCAGGACGGCACCAGTGTGGAAGTGCTGGGTACCCATTTCAATGTCAGCGCTTATGCGGGTGAGTCGCAGAGCACCACCACCCTGCTGGAAGGCGCCGTGCAGGTAAGCAAAGGCCAGGGCAACAGCCGCCTGGCACCCGGCCAGCAGGCCATTGCCGGAAACACCGTGCAGGTGCTGGCTAATGCGGACATCAATGCCGCAGTGGCCTGGAAGAACGGATTGTTCATGTTCAATGATGCGGATATTGAAACGATCATGAAGCAGCTCTCCCGCTGGTACGATATTGAAGTGGTGTACGAAGGAGGGCCTGTAAAAGAGCTGTTCAATGCGACCATTCCAAGGGATGTTCCTGTGTCGAAAGTATTTGAGCTGCTGGAACTGACCAACCTGATACACTTTAAAATAGACGGAAAAAAAGTCACCGTCATACCATGA
- a CDS encoding RNA polymerase sigma factor, with protein MSEKLINERELLDRVAQADEKAFEQIVHYYYPRLLPFTSNITKSRSIAEEIVQEVFLRLWLRRDELDRIYHLGSWLFTIASNLSFTYIKRAAVEGKLLKLLQLAQADHTLDTEERLNWKESGLLIHDAVLRLPPQQQLVYKLSRQEGLSNHEIAARLQLSPNTVKNHLVKAIQSIRHFIGRATLLLF; from the coding sequence ATGAGCGAGAAGCTAATCAATGAAAGGGAACTGCTGGACAGGGTGGCGCAGGCTGACGAAAAGGCCTTCGAACAGATCGTTCATTATTATTATCCCCGCCTGCTTCCTTTCACGTCCAATATTACCAAAAGCCGCAGCATCGCCGAAGAGATCGTACAGGAGGTTTTCCTGCGCCTCTGGCTCCGCCGGGATGAGCTGGACCGTATCTACCACCTCGGCTCCTGGCTGTTCACCATCGCTTCCAATCTCTCTTTTACCTATATCAAAAGGGCCGCTGTAGAAGGAAAGCTGCTGAAGCTCCTTCAGCTTGCGCAGGCGGACCATACGCTGGATACGGAAGAACGTTTGAACTGGAAGGAAAGCGGGCTCCTGATCCATGATGCCGTGCTCCGCCTCCCGCCACAGCAACAGCTGGTGTACAAGCTAAGCCGGCAGGAAGGGCTCAGCAACCACGAGATCGCGGCCCGCCTGCAACTCTCCCCCAATACGGTAAAAAACCACCTGGTAAAAGCCATCCAGTCCATCCGGCACTTCATCGGGCGCGCCACATTATTGCTTTTTTAA
- a CDS encoding DinB family protein has product MKVLKKILIVLAILIAIPLIIALFLKKDYAVEREIAINKPKQEVFDYVKYLKNQDNYSKWAMMDPDMKKTYRGTDGTVGFVSAWDSEQKDVGAGEQEIKKITEGERIDFELRFIRPFESTEAAYMVTESASEDQTTVKWGFNGHMNYPMNLMMLFMDFEEMISNDLDTGLMRLKGILESRQTVADGSMEFLLGYFNRTTGDLEKSVAGLSEAQLKFKPAPDKWSVSQCLEHIVATEKMLFDMAKKELAKPAQPELKGEVKTSDAELIAAMTDRSEKHKTSKELEGAGLYTDPQTALNDLAAARKPVLDYIQNASLEDLRNHVSDYPTGKADGYQSLLFIAAHCARHTLQIDEVKGDANFPKN; this is encoded by the coding sequence ATGAAAGTACTCAAGAAAATTCTCATTGTATTGGCCATTTTGATCGCTATTCCGCTGATCATTGCACTCTTTTTGAAGAAAGACTACGCAGTGGAGCGGGAGATCGCGATTAACAAACCTAAACAGGAAGTTTTTGACTATGTGAAGTATCTCAAAAACCAGGACAATTACAGCAAATGGGCCATGATGGACCCTGATATGAAGAAAACATATCGCGGTACGGATGGTACGGTTGGTTTTGTTTCCGCCTGGGATAGTGAGCAGAAGGATGTAGGTGCAGGTGAGCAGGAGATAAAAAAGATCACGGAAGGGGAACGGATCGATTTTGAGCTCCGTTTTATCAGGCCGTTCGAATCAACAGAGGCGGCTTACATGGTTACTGAATCGGCTTCGGAAGATCAAACTACGGTAAAATGGGGATTCAACGGGCATATGAATTACCCGATGAACCTGATGATGTTGTTTATGGACTTCGAAGAGATGATCAGTAACGACCTGGATACCGGTTTGATGAGACTGAAGGGCATACTGGAATCCCGGCAAACGGTTGCTGATGGCAGCATGGAATTTTTACTGGGTTATTTCAACCGCACCACCGGTGATCTTGAAAAAAGCGTAGCGGGGCTGAGCGAAGCGCAATTGAAGTTCAAACCGGCGCCGGACAAGTGGTCTGTGAGCCAGTGCCTTGAGCATATTGTCGCCACGGAAAAAATGCTGTTCGATATGGCTAAAAAAGAACTGGCTAAACCCGCGCAGCCGGAGCTGAAAGGGGAGGTGAAAACCTCCGACGCAGAACTGATCGCAGCAATGACCGACCGCAGTGAAAAACACAAGACCTCCAAGGAACTGGAAGGCGCCGGTCTGTACACTGATCCGCAAACAGCCCTCAATGACCTGGCTGCGGCGCGCAAACCTGTATTGGACTATATTCAGAACGCATCTTTGGAAGACCTGCGCAATCATGTCAGCGATTACCCTACGGGTAAGGCTGACGGTTATCAGAGCCTGCTCTTCATTGCGGCGCATTGCGCCCGGCATACTTTGCAGATTGATGAAGTAAAGGGTGATGCGAATTTTCCGAAGAACTAG
- a CDS encoding helix-turn-helix transcriptional regulator, translating to MRRDVFQAIADPTRRAIIAIIAMQAMTPNAIAEHFDMTRQAVSKHLKILTECELVKPEHKGREIYYQLEIEKMKEIDKWLEQFRAIWQQRFRQLDNLLHTIKNKKK from the coding sequence ATGAGAAGAGACGTATTCCAGGCAATAGCAGACCCGACCAGAAGGGCGATCATCGCCATCATCGCCATGCAGGCCATGACGCCCAATGCCATTGCGGAACATTTCGACATGACCCGGCAGGCGGTGTCCAAACACCTGAAAATACTGACGGAATGTGAGTTGGTAAAACCGGAGCACAAGGGCAGGGAGATCTATTATCAACTTGAAATTGAAAAAATGAAGGAGATCGACAAATGGCTGGAGCAGTTCAGAGCGATCTGGCAGCAACGATTTCGCCAACTGGATAACTTATTACATACAATCAAAAACAAGAAAAAATGA
- a CDS encoding SRPBCC domain-containing protein, whose amino-acid sequence MNNNLQFDFVADKTNNTITMKREFMADRQLVWDCYTKSELLDQWFAPAPLTTKTSSMDFREGGHWLYAMVEPDGKEYWGRMDYLEIRPIDGYRGLDGFCDNNGVLNPELPQAKWDTTFSDFDENTIVHMIVTYDSLADLETVINMGMQEGMILTLQKLDDLLSRLRRK is encoded by the coding sequence ATGAACAACAATCTGCAATTCGATTTCGTGGCGGACAAGACGAATAATACCATCACGATGAAGCGTGAATTTATGGCAGACCGCCAGCTTGTTTGGGACTGCTATACAAAAAGCGAGCTGCTGGATCAGTGGTTTGCGCCCGCGCCGCTGACCACTAAAACCAGTTCCATGGATTTCCGGGAAGGCGGACATTGGCTGTATGCCATGGTGGAACCCGATGGTAAGGAGTATTGGGGGCGTATGGACTATCTGGAGATCCGGCCGATTGACGGTTATAGGGGACTGGATGGTTTTTGTGATAATAATGGCGTACTCAATCCCGAACTGCCCCAGGCCAAATGGGATACCACGTTCAGCGACTTCGATGAAAATACAATAGTGCATATGATTGTCACCTATGACTCCCTGGCGGACCTGGAAACGGTCATCAATATGGGCATGCAGGAAGGGATGATCTTAACGCTGCAGAAGCTTGACGATCTGTTGTCCAGGTTGCGCCGTAAATAG
- a CDS encoding SRPBCC family protein, translating to MNTTKITVEATIAADAKKVWDYYTIPGHITKWNFASDDWQCPSATNDMRVGGKYQARMEAKDGSWGFDFEAIYDEVVEGQKFTYTMTDGRQASVVFKDLGGKTAVTIVFDAESENPVEMQKEGWQAILNNFKKYAEAN from the coding sequence ATGAACACAACAAAGATCACGGTTGAAGCAACCATTGCAGCGGACGCAAAGAAGGTTTGGGATTATTACACAATACCCGGACATATCACCAAATGGAACTTCGCTTCAGATGACTGGCAGTGCCCGAGCGCTACAAACGACATGAGGGTAGGGGGGAAATACCAGGCCCGCATGGAAGCCAAGGACGGCAGCTGGGGATTTGACTTTGAGGCCATTTATGATGAAGTGGTGGAAGGGCAAAAGTTCACTTATACCATGACGGACGGCAGGCAGGCCAGCGTTGTATTCAAAGACCTGGGCGGTAAAACGGCCGTTACCATAGTATTTGATGCGGAATCCGAGAATCCTGTAGAAATGCAGAAAGAAGGCTGGCAGGCGATCCTCAACAACTTTAAAAAATACGCGGAAGCCAATTGA